A region from the Nostoc sp. HK-01 genome encodes:
- a CDS encoding aldo/keto reductase yields MLYRRFGRTELQMPVFSCGGMRYQFKWQDAAWSEIPADNQKNLEATIHRSVEVGINHIETARGYGSSEMQLGKILPTFPREKLIVQTKVSPVADAKEFRQTFEQSLRNLQLDYVDLFSLHGINHAESLEYSIRPGGCLDVAKQLQAEGKVRFIGFSTHGATDLIVQAINTNQFDYVNLHWYYINQTNWPAIAAANKLDMGVFIISPSDKGGQLYKPPQKLVNLCAPLSPMVFNDLFCLSHSQVHTLSLGAAKPQDFDEHLKTLALLDDSSEILPPILARLEAEAIAILGEDWVKTWHLNLPRWEHTPGEINIPMILWLWNLANAYDLVDYAKTRYNLMGNASHWFPGNKADKLNKVDLRQCLSRSPHADKIPRILAKAHQMLGGEEVKRLSQQ; encoded by the coding sequence ATGCTATACAGACGATTTGGACGCACAGAATTACAGATGCCGGTGTTTTCTTGCGGCGGCATGAGATATCAGTTCAAATGGCAAGATGCTGCTTGGTCAGAAATTCCCGCAGACAACCAGAAAAACCTCGAAGCAACCATTCATAGATCCGTTGAAGTTGGAATTAATCATATTGAAACTGCCCGTGGTTATGGTAGCTCGGAAATGCAATTGGGAAAAATCTTGCCAACATTTCCACGGGAAAAATTGATTGTCCAAACTAAAGTTTCACCCGTTGCTGATGCCAAAGAATTCCGGCAGACATTTGAACAATCGCTGCGAAATCTCCAGTTAGATTATGTAGACTTGTTTAGTTTGCATGGCATTAATCATGCTGAATCTCTGGAATATAGCATTCGTCCTGGTGGTTGTTTAGATGTAGCCAAACAATTACAAGCCGAGGGCAAAGTTAGATTTATTGGCTTTTCTACCCACGGGGCTACAGATTTAATTGTTCAGGCAATTAATACTAATCAATTTGATTATGTAAATCTTCATTGGTATTACATTAATCAAACTAATTGGCCAGCAATTGCAGCTGCCAATAAACTTGATATGGGTGTATTTATTATTAGCCCTTCAGATAAAGGCGGACAGCTTTATAAACCACCACAAAAATTAGTGAATCTTTGTGCGCCTTTGAGTCCAATGGTGTTTAATGATTTGTTTTGTCTGAGTCATTCTCAGGTGCATACCCTGAGTTTAGGTGCAGCTAAACCCCAAGATTTTGATGAACACTTGAAGACATTAGCATTATTAGATGACTCATCAGAAATTTTGCCCCCGATTTTGGCGAGATTAGAAGCAGAAGCGATCGCCATTTTAGGGGAAGATTGGGTAAAAACTTGGCATCTCAACTTACCAAGATGGGAACATACTCCAGGCGAGATAAATATTCCCATGATTTTGTGGCTATGGAACTTAGCTAATGCTTACGATTTAGTAGACTATGCCAAAACCCGTTACAACCTCATGGGTAACGCTAGTCATTGGTTTCCTGGGAACAAAGCAGATAAACTCAACAAAGTAGATTTACGCCAATGTCTTAGCCGAAGTCCCCACGCCGATAAAATTCCTCGCATTTTGGCAAAAGCCCATCAAATGTTAGGTGGTGAAGAAGTAAAACGCTTGTCGCAACAATAG
- a CDS encoding AMP-dependent synthetase and ligase — protein sequence MNLPLITRAEEHNERTAIITDAGAFTYQDLLYFSSQIATSLLQNVEDLAEQRVAFLIPAGFEYVATQWGIWRAGGVAVPLCIVHPRPELEYVIKNCGASMIIAHPQFEDILRPIATEHNLRFILTSDPLPNHLARLPKIDMTRRALILYTSGTTGKPKGVVTTHHNIQAQVTSLITAWEWTSSDRILHVLPLHHIHGIINVLTCALWAGAECYMLSKFDAEVVWNRICNGDLTLFMAVPTIYVKLIAAWENASSERQQTMTAGCAKMRLMVSGSAALPVQVLEKWQKISGHFLLERYGMTEIGMALSNPLHGQRYSGYVGQPLPQVEVRLVDENGELVPPETPGEIQVKSPGVFLEYWQNPQATAKTFQDGWFCTGDLAVVENGNYRILGRMSVDIIKTGGYKVSALEIEEVLRNHPDIQECAVVGVADAEWGERVCAALVLHPQRQLTLESLRSWAKEQLAVYKVPTKILIVEELPRNAMGKVTKPKVVELLR from the coding sequence GTGAATCTCCCTTTAATTACTCGCGCTGAAGAACATAACGAGAGAACAGCGATTATTACAGATGCAGGAGCATTTACCTATCAGGATTTGCTTTACTTTTCCAGTCAAATAGCGACAAGTCTTTTGCAGAATGTGGAAGATTTAGCAGAACAACGAGTGGCTTTTCTCATCCCTGCTGGGTTTGAGTATGTAGCGACTCAGTGGGGAATTTGGCGTGCTGGCGGAGTAGCTGTACCTCTTTGTATTGTTCATCCGCGACCAGAATTAGAGTATGTCATAAAAAATTGCGGCGCATCAATGATTATTGCTCATCCGCAGTTTGAGGATATATTACGCCCGATCGCCACAGAACACAATTTGCGATTTATCCTCACCTCCGACCCACTCCCAAATCATCTTGCTCGGCTTCCAAAAATAGATATGACTAGACGGGCATTAATTCTCTACACTAGCGGTACAACAGGTAAACCAAAGGGTGTGGTGACAACGCACCACAATATTCAAGCGCAAGTTACTAGCTTAATCACAGCTTGGGAATGGACATCAAGCGATCGCATTTTACACGTACTTCCCCTACATCATATTCATGGCATTATTAACGTGCTGACTTGTGCTTTGTGGGCTGGTGCAGAATGTTACATGTTGAGCAAATTTGATGCTGAAGTTGTGTGGAATCGAATTTGCAATGGTGATTTAACTTTATTTATGGCAGTCCCGACAATTTATGTAAAACTAATCGCAGCTTGGGAAAACGCCTCCAGTGAACGCCAACAAACCATGACAGCAGGTTGTGCAAAAATGCGCCTGATGGTTTCTGGTTCCGCCGCTTTACCAGTGCAAGTTTTAGAAAAATGGCAAAAAATTAGCGGTCATTTTCTTCTAGAACGCTATGGAATGACGGAAATTGGTATGGCGTTATCAAATCCTTTACATGGTCAACGTTATTCAGGTTATGTCGGTCAGCCTTTACCGCAAGTCGAAGTGAGATTAGTTGATGAAAATGGAGAGTTAGTCCCACCAGAGACACCAGGAGAAATTCAAGTCAAAAGTCCTGGTGTATTTTTAGAATATTGGCAAAACCCCCAAGCAACAGCCAAAACTTTTCAAGATGGTTGGTTTTGTACAGGTGATCTTGCTGTAGTTGAGAACGGTAACTATCGCATTCTCGGCCGGATGAGTGTAGATATTATCAAAACTGGTGGCTATAAAGTTTCCGCTTTAGAAATTGAAGAAGTGCTAAGAAACCATCCAGATATTCAAGAATGTGCAGTCGTGGGAGTTGCTGATGCTGAGTGGGGTGAGAGAGTTTGTGCGGCGTTAGTATTGCATCCACAACGTCAGTTGACATTAGAATCTTTGAGGAGTTGGGCAAAAGAGCAGTTAGCAGTTTATAAAGTCCCAACTAAAATTTTGATAGTTGAGGAACTACCACGCAATGCGATGGGGAAAGTGACTAAGCCAAAGGTGGTTGAGCTTTTGCGTTAA
- a CDS encoding hemolysin-type calcium-binding region translates to MAIITGDNGNNILPGTPDNDTIRGLGGNDQLNGGAGDDILDAGLGTTDEVDGGIGIDTVVIDYSSLGTNVSRLGNSYITTGNRTFYSNIEQFNITTGSGNDELFGGVLNDILNGGAGNDVLNGGAGNDVLNGGAGDDLITKGAGADTVDGGTGIDTLVDADFSGDTTGRTLTITGSTLATIVSGGNTYQGLEFLRNITAGSGNDNIRQATTIQENNQLNGGAGDDILGAGLGTADEVDGGIGIDTVVIDYSSLGTNVSRLGNSYITTGNRTFYSNIEQFNITTGSGNDELFGGVLNDILNGGAGNDVLNGGAGNDVLNGGAGDDLITKGAGADTVDGGTGIDTLVDADFSGDTTGRTLTITGSTLATIVSGGNTYQGLEFLRNITAGSGNDNIRQATTIQENNQLNGGAGDDILGAGLGTADEVDGGIGIDTVVIDYSSLGTNVSRLGNSYITTGNRTFYSNIEQFNITTGSGNDELFGGVLNDILNGGAGNDVLNGGAGNDVLNGGAGDDLITKGAGADTVDGGTGIDTLVDADFSGDTTGRTLTITGSTLATIVSGGNTYQGLEFLRNITAGSGNDNIRQATTIQENNQLNGGAGDDILGAGLGTADEVDGGIGIDTVVIDYSSLGTNVSRLGNSYITTGNRTFYSNIEQFNITTGSGNDELFGGVLNDILNGGAGNDVLNGGAGNDIITQGAGADTVDGGAGVDTLVDADFSADTTGRTLIINGSTLATLVSGGDTYQGFEFFLNVTAGSGNDTIRFTSATPADNNVRGGAGNDTIEAGAGNDTLDGGTGNDSLRGGSGNDIYVVDSLGDIVTETSTLATEIDTVRSSITYTLGANLENLTLTGTAAINGTGNSLNNTIAGNSGNNILNGGAGNDSLNGGTGSDTLIGGTGNDNYVVNSAGDVVTENLNEGTDTVQSSISYTLGANLENLTLTGTTAINGTGNSLANTITGNSGSNTLNGETGNDTLIGGGGNDTILGGDGNDTLNGVGSEFGRSTRDSLTGGNNNDLFILGNASAVFYNDGNNTNAGLNDYALITDFNIAEDRIQLRGTASSYFLGTSSIAGITGTSIYFDSNGNGTFNATDELIAIAQGVSGLNLTASYFSYVS, encoded by the coding sequence ATGGCAATTATTACAGGTGACAATGGTAATAATATACTTCCAGGAACTCCAGACAACGATACTATTAGAGGACTTGGAGGCAACGATCAACTTAATGGTGGAGCCGGAGATGACATCCTAGATGCGGGATTAGGAACCACAGACGAAGTAGATGGTGGCATTGGCATTGATACAGTCGTCATTGATTACTCCAGTTTAGGAACCAACGTCAGTAGATTGGGTAATTCCTATATCACCACAGGCAATCGCACATTCTACAGCAATATTGAGCAGTTCAACATCACTACTGGTAGCGGTAACGACGAACTGTTTGGTGGAGTATTGAACGATATTCTCAATGGTGGTGCGGGTAATGATGTACTCAATGGTGGCGCAGGTAATGATGTACTCAATGGTGGTGCAGGTGACGATTTAATTACCAAAGGAGCCGGAGCAGATACAGTCGATGGTGGTACAGGAATTGATACTCTTGTGGATGCCGATTTCTCTGGTGATACCACAGGCAGAACCTTAACTATCACAGGTAGCACCCTCGCCACAATAGTTTCTGGTGGCAACACTTATCAAGGTTTGGAGTTTTTACGCAACATCACTGCTGGTAGTGGTAATGACAACATTCGTCAAGCCACGACAATTCAGGAAAATAATCAACTTAATGGTGGAGCCGGAGATGACATCCTGGGTGCAGGGTTGGGAACCGCAGACGAAGTGGATGGTGGCATTGGCATTGATACAGTCGTCATTGATTACTCCAGTTTAGGAACCAACGTCAGTAGATTGGGTAATTCCTATATCACCACAGGCAATCGCACATTCTACAGCAATATTGAGCAGTTCAACATCACTACTGGTAGCGGTAACGACGAACTGTTTGGTGGAGTATTGAACGATATTCTCAATGGTGGTGCGGGGAATGATGTACTCAATGGTGGCGCAGGTAATGATGTACTCAATGGTGGTGCAGGTGACGATTTAATTACCAAAGGAGCCGGAGCAGATACAGTCGATGGTGGTACAGGAATTGATACTCTTGTGGATGCCGATTTCTCTGGTGATACCACAGGCAGAACCTTAACTATCACAGGTAGCACCCTCGCCACAATAGTTTCTGGTGGCAACACTTATCAAGGTTTGGAGTTTTTACGCAACATCACTGCTGGTAGTGGTAATGACAACATTCGTCAAGCCACGACAATTCAGGAAAATAATCAACTTAATGGTGGAGCCGGAGATGACATCCTGGGTGCAGGGTTGGGAACCGCAGACGAAGTGGATGGTGGCATTGGCATTGATACAGTCGTCATTGATTACTCCAGTTTAGGAACCAACGTCAGTAGATTGGGTAATTCCTATATCACCACAGGCAATCGCACATTCTACAGCAATATTGAGCAGTTCAACATCACTACTGGTAGCGGTAACGACGAACTGTTTGGTGGAGTATTGAACGACATCCTCAATGGTGGTGCGGGGAATGATGTACTCAATGGTGGCGCAGGTAATGATGTACTCAATGGTGGTGCAGGTGACGATTTAATTACCAAAGGAGCCGGAGCAGATACAGTCGATGGTGGTACAGGAATTGATACTCTTGTGGATGCCGATTTCTCTGGTGATACCACAGGCAGAACCTTAACTATCACAGGTAGCACCCTCGCCACAATAGTTTCTGGTGGCAACACTTATCAAGGTTTGGAGTTTTTACGCAACATCACTGCTGGTAGTGGTAATGACAACATTCGTCAAGCCACGACAATTCAGGAAAATAATCAACTTAATGGTGGAGCCGGAGACGACATCCTGGGTGCAGGGTTGGGAACCGCAGACGAAGTGGATGGTGGCATTGGCATTGATACAGTCGTCATTGATTACTCCAGTTTAGGAACCAACGTCAGTAGATTGGGTAATTCCTATATCACCACAGGCAATCGCACATTCTACAGCAATATTGAGCAGTTCAACATCACTACTGGTAGCGGTAACGACGAACTGTTTGGTGGAGTATTGAACGATATTCTCAATGGTGGTGCGGGTAATGATGTACTCAATGGTGGCGCAGGAAACGACATTATTACTCAAGGAGCCGGAGCAGATACAGTCGATGGTGGAGCAGGGGTTGATACCCTTGTGGATGCCGATTTCTCCGCAGATACCACAGGTAGAACCTTAATTATCAATGGTAGTACCTTAGCAACCCTGGTTTCTGGCGGCGACACTTATCAAGGCTTTGAGTTTTTCTTGAATGTCACGGCTGGCAGTGGTAACGATACGATTCGCTTTACTTCTGCGACTCCGGCCGATAACAATGTTAGAGGCGGTGCAGGTAATGACACAATTGAGGCTGGTGCAGGTAATGACACCCTTGATGGTGGTACAGGTAACGATTCCCTCAGGGGTGGTTCGGGTAACGATATCTATGTAGTGGATAGTTTGGGAGATATCGTTACTGAAACCTCGACATTAGCGACAGAAATTGATACTGTACGTTCTTCAATTACCTATACACTAGGTGCAAATCTAGAAAATCTGACTTTAACTGGTACAGCCGCCATCAATGGTACAGGTAATAGCTTAAATAATACGATCGCAGGTAATAGCGGTAACAATATTCTCAATGGTGGTGCTGGTAACGACAGTCTGAACGGCGGAACTGGAAGTGATACGTTAATTGGTGGCACAGGTAATGATAACTATGTAGTCAATAGCGCTGGCGATGTGGTAACTGAAAACCTCAACGAAGGTACAGATACAGTGCAATCATCTATCAGCTACACTCTAGGTGCGAATCTAGAAAACTTGACCTTAACTGGTACAACCGCCATCAATGGTACAGGAAACAGTTTAGCCAACACTATTACAGGTAATAGTGGTAGTAATACTCTTAATGGTGAAACTGGCAATGATACTTTAATTGGTGGCGGTGGTAACGATACAATTTTGGGTGGTGATGGTAACGATACCCTCAATGGTGTTGGTAGTGAGTTTGGTAGATCAACAAGAGACAGTCTCACTGGTGGCAACAACAACGATTTATTTATACTGGGTAATGCTAGTGCTGTTTTCTACAATGATGGCAATAACACTAATGCTGGTCTAAATGATTACGCTTTAATTACGGACTTCAACATTGCTGAAGATAGAATTCAACTCAGAGGTACAGCGAGTTCTTACTTCCTAGGAACCTCGTCGATCGCTGGTATAACCGGAACATCTATTTACTTTGATAGCAATGGTAATGGAACTTTCAACGCTACTGATGAATTGATTGCGATCGCACAAGGAGTTTCCGGACTAAACTTGACAGCCAGTTATTTTAGTTATGTGTCCTAA